From Cyanobacteriota bacterium:
TTTATTTATTGGATGTCTCTGGTCATGGCCTAGGTGCAACCCTACTCTCAGTTGCTGTGCTCAATCTACTGCGATCTCAGTCCTTGCCAGGGGTAAATTTTTACCGACCTAATCAAGTCTTGGATGCGCTGAACGAGACGTTTCAAATGAGTGAACAAAACGAAAAGTACTTTACCATTTGGTATGGTGTGTACAACCGAGTTAAGCGCCAGCTAGTTTTCTCTAGCGCGGGACATCCACCACCACTGCTACTGACTTTTGGTAATCGTGACCTGACTGGAACTCCAGTACAACTGAAGCAGCTAAAGAGTCCAGGTTTGCCGATCGGCATGTTGCCTGACACCCATTTTATGATTGCCCAATGTGATATTGCTGACAATAGTGCTCTGTACATTTTCAGTGATGGCATCTATGAAGTCAGCACAGGTGACCGGATTTCTTGGGGATTCAATGCCTTTGCTGAAATGCTAGGA
This genomic window contains:
- a CDS encoding serine/threonine-protein phosphatase, which produces YLLDVSGHGLGATLLSVAVLNLLRSQSLPGVNFYRPNQVLDALNETFQMSEQNEKYFTIWYGVYNRVKRQLVFSSAGHPPPLLLTFGNRDLTGTPVQLKQLKSPGLPIGMLPDTHFMIAQCDIADNSALYIFSDGIYEVSTGDRISWGFNAFAEMLGHAEGHGHDLDRILQHVYDISIEDPLEDDLSLLQVKFIGE